One Phycisphaera mikurensis NBRC 102666 DNA window includes the following coding sequences:
- a CDS encoding uracil-xanthine permease family protein, translating to MTTPRTIRYGLDDVPPPGRTGVFALQHVLTMFGSTVAVPLLLAGPLGLDTAGTALLISSVMLCSGVATLLQSTFGSRLPLIQGVSFSHLGPFLAIIAGVAATGDASPGAAMPWIAGAIIGGALVEMGIGFSGLMGQVRKVLSPVVVGPVITLIGLALYQAGAPVASQDWPIAVLTIALIVLFAFVLARKTHPAASLFAMFPMLLAILTAVAVCALLTLAGVYGSDHPARPDLSAFREADWVRTTTLVLPWGVPQFSLGFFVAILAGYLGSMIESFGDYHAVKQASGAGNPTPREISRGIGFEGVGCAITGLLGGFSSTSYSENVGLVGLTGVASRRVVQVAAVILVLLGVFGKFGALAAAIPGPVVGGLYCAMFGLIAAVGIRQFARCDLSSDRNLFIGGFALFMGLSVPYYFANGGSDAVTTALPAWAAGLVNALGSTGMAVGAILGLLLDNLVPGTDRERGLVEEAS from the coding sequence ACGATCCGCTACGGCCTCGACGACGTTCCTCCACCGGGAAGAACCGGGGTGTTCGCGCTGCAGCACGTGCTGACGATGTTCGGGTCGACGGTGGCGGTGCCGCTGCTGCTGGCCGGGCCGCTGGGGCTGGACACGGCGGGGACGGCTCTGCTCATCAGCAGCGTCATGCTCTGCTCGGGCGTGGCGACGCTGCTGCAGTCGACGTTCGGGTCGCGCCTGCCGCTGATCCAGGGCGTGAGCTTCTCGCACCTGGGGCCGTTCCTGGCGATCATCGCCGGCGTCGCGGCCACCGGCGACGCCTCGCCCGGCGCCGCGATGCCGTGGATCGCCGGGGCGATCATCGGCGGGGCGCTGGTGGAGATGGGCATCGGCTTCAGCGGGCTGATGGGCCAGGTCCGCAAGGTGCTCTCCCCGGTGGTCGTCGGTCCGGTCATCACGCTGATCGGCCTGGCGCTCTACCAGGCCGGCGCCCCCGTCGCGTCGCAGGACTGGCCGATCGCCGTGCTGACGATCGCGCTGATCGTGCTCTTCGCTTTCGTGCTCGCGCGGAAGACGCACCCGGCGGCGAGCCTCTTCGCGATGTTCCCGATGCTGCTGGCGATCCTCACCGCCGTGGCGGTGTGCGCGCTGCTGACCCTCGCCGGCGTCTACGGCTCGGATCATCCCGCCCGGCCCGACCTCTCGGCCTTCCGCGAAGCGGATTGGGTGCGGACCACGACGCTGGTGCTGCCCTGGGGCGTGCCTCAGTTCTCGCTGGGCTTCTTCGTGGCGATCCTGGCCGGTTACCTCGGCTCGATGATCGAGAGCTTCGGCGACTACCACGCGGTGAAGCAGGCCAGCGGCGCCGGCAACCCGACGCCCAGGGAGATCAGCCGCGGCATCGGGTTCGAGGGCGTTGGCTGCGCGATCACGGGCCTGCTCGGCGGCTTCTCGTCCACGAGCTACAGCGAGAACGTCGGGCTGGTCGGGCTCACGGGCGTCGCCAGCCGGCGGGTCGTGCAGGTGGCGGCGGTGATCCTGGTCCTGCTGGGCGTCTTCGGCAAGTTCGGCGCCCTCGCCGCCGCGATCCCCGGCCCGGTCGTGGGCGGCCTGTACTGCGCCATGTTCGGCCTGATCGCCGCCGTGGGCATCCGCCAGTTCGCCCGCTGCGACCTCTCCAGCGACCGCAACCTGTTCATCGGCGGCTTCGCGCTGTTCATGGGTTTGAGCGTGCCGTACTACTTCGCCAACGGCGGCAGCGACGCCGTCACTACCGCCCTGCCCGCGTGGGCCGCCGGCCTCGTCAACGCCCTGGGCTCCACCGGCATGGCCGTCGGCGCCATCCTCGGCTTGTTGCTCGACAACCTCGTCCCCGGAACGGACCGCGAGCGTGGTTTGGTGGAGGAAGCGTCGTGA